CGAAGATGGTGTGCTGTCCTTGTTGTTCGCCGGACATCTTACTTGTTGAATTGGTGTAGAGAGTAGAGAGTAGAGACTAATAATTTGATATTGTGTTTATTTTTTAATGCTTCCAGATTATTGGTAATGGGGGTGCATCTACTGTCAGCCCATTTATGGGGCAAAGGTTGGCGAATCTGGTGAGACCGTTCAGGTATTAATATAAGTCCACTCCACTTCAATTTGTATTCTTCTTAATTGAACTTTGTATTATGAATGTTTAATTTGATCTTTGCTACATTGTTTGGTGTCTCAACAGTACGAGACCTGCTGGTAATGATGTCATTGGTATCGACTTGGGTACCACTAACTCTTGTGTTTCTATCATGGAGGGAAAGGTATGAGATGACCATGTTACGCATATTTCCACTACTAGTACTTGCTATCAACTGGCTGCTGATCTTTGGTGAAAACCTTTATGCAGACCCCCAAAGTTATTGAGAATGCAGAAGGTGCCCGTACTACACCGTCGGTTGTGGCCTTTAGTCCAAAAGGCGAGCTTCTTGTTGGTACCCCTGCTAAGCGTCAGTCTGTAACCAACCCTACAAATACTGTATCTGGGGCCAAGCGTCTAATTGGAAGGAAATTCGATGATGCACAAACACAGAAGGAAATGAAAATGGTTCCATACAAGATTGTGAGGGCTCCTAATGGTGATGCTTGGGTTGAGGCCAATGGCCAACAGTACTCTCCCAGCCAGGTCGGTGCCTTTGTTCTAACAAAGATGAAAGAAACTGCCGAAGCTTATCTTGGCAAAACTGTTTCCAAGGCCGTGGTTACTGTCCCAGCTTATTTCAATGATGCCCAAAGGCAAGCAACAAAGGATGCTGGGCGTATTGCTGGACTTGATGTTCAGAGGATTATCAATGAGCCTACTGCTGCTGCTCTGTCTTATGGCATGAGCAACAAGGAAGGCCTTATTGCAGTGTTTGATCTTGGCGGCGGTACTTTTGATGTGTCAATCCTTGAAATCTCCAATGGAGTATTTGAGGTAATCCTCTTTTTTTCTAGCGTGATTATTGCAACCTTAGTTCCTACAAATAGTTTACTGTAGACACCCACAATTGTGCGGACTTCTGCGTTCTTCGCTACACAAAATATGTCTAAAGCTTAACATAAGCTACTGGTTGGAATGGACTAAAATGGAATGATGTAAATAATGTGCGGGGATAGTGACAGTATTATGTTTTTATGGTGCCCAATGTTTCATAAATTGAAGCTACATGTTTTGTTCAGGTCAAAGCGACAAATGGTGACACATTCCTTGGAGGAGAGGACTTTGACAACACTTTGTTGGAATTTCTGGTTTCTGAGTTCAAGAGAACTGACGCCATTGACTTGAGGAACGACCGTCTAGCCTTGCAAAGGCTCCGTGAAGCAGCCGAGAAAGCCAAGATAGAACTCTCCTCCACCTCTCAAACTGACATCAGCCTCCCGTTTATCAGTGCAGATGCTTCTGGAGCAAAGCATTTGAACATCACGCTCACAAGGTCGAAATTTGAGTCCTTGGTTGGAGGTTTGATCGAGAGGACACGTGCTCCTTGCAAGAACTGTTTGAAGGATGCGGGTGTCTCTATTAAGGAGGTTGATGAGGTCCTCTTGGTCGGTGGTATGACCCGAGTTCCTAAAGTGCAAGAGCTTGTGCAAGAGCTATTCGGCAAGACTCCAAGCAAAGGAGTAAACCCTGATGAGGCAGTTGCTATGGGTGCTGCTATCCAGGGTGGTATTTTACGTGGAGATGTCAAGGAGCTATTGCTTTTGGATGTTACTCCTCTTTCGTTGGGTATTGAGACTTTGGGCGGTGTGTTCACCAGACTCATCAACCGAAACACCACCATCCCTACAAAGAAGAGCCAGGTACACCAGTTGCTTCCTTCTCTAATACACCTTATTTATATGCATTTTTTATTTGAAGAGTTGTTCTATACATTCCCCTTACATTTGAACTTGTCCATTGGTTGTGGTGCCGGTCTTTCAACCTATGTGATTATATTTCTTGAGGTTGTGTTTGGCCTTCTTCGGCTAAGTAATGGAAAGACTGGATGATGCGTTGCGCATAGGGGTGAGCAAATTTAGGTCCGGACCGAAaaaatggaccggaccggaccatttggtctggaccaaaccCGGACCGAATTATTTTGGTCCGGTCCTCAATCCTCATTTTTTCAAggtttggtcttcggtccggtccggtccaagaccggttaatttaggtccggaccgaatggaccaaatttcatgtttttaatgacGCAACATTAAAATATTAGGAATCAAATTACTATTTTATCTTTAAAAGACATTATAAATTAGTATTCttaatgattttcataaaaagagTCGTCTAATTATTTAAATACATTTTCTTTAGCggaattaaaatgtaattatccTATACAAAATAGTGCAAAaactaattttaggtccatttcggtccaagaccggaccggaccaaata
The Silene latifolia isolate original U9 population chromosome 11, ASM4854445v1, whole genome shotgun sequence genome window above contains:
- the LOC141611374 gene encoding heat shock 70 kDa protein, mitochondrial-like, which codes for MAASTILRNLRRCELRSIAPFKSIIGNGGASTVSPFMGQRLANLVRPFSTRPAGNDVIGIDLGTTNSCVSIMEGKTPKVIENAEGARTTPSVVAFSPKGELLVGTPAKRQSVTNPTNTVSGAKRLIGRKFDDAQTQKEMKMVPYKIVRAPNGDAWVEANGQQYSPSQVGAFVLTKMKETAEAYLGKTVSKAVVTVPAYFNDAQRQATKDAGRIAGLDVQRIINEPTAAALSYGMSNKEGLIAVFDLGGGTFDVSILEISNGVFEVKATNGDTFLGGEDFDNTLLEFLVSEFKRTDAIDLRNDRLALQRLREAAEKAKIELSSTSQTDISLPFISADASGAKHLNITLTRSKFESLVGGLIERTRAPCKNCLKDAGVSIKEVDEVLLVGGMTRVPKVQELVQELFGKTPSKGVNPDEAVAMGAAIQGGILRGDVKELLLLDVTPLSLGIETLGGVFTRLINRNTTIPTKKSQVFSTAADNQTQVGIKVLQGEREMASDNKMLGEFELQGLPPAPRGLPQIEVTFDIDANGIVTVSAKDKSTGKEQQITIKSSGGLSEQEIEKMVREAELHAQKDQERKALIDARNTADTTIYSVEKSLGEYREKIPSEVAKEIEDAVSTLRDVMQKDDVEEIKAKTDAANKAVSKIGEHMSGGGNSGASSSGGSGDQTPEAEYEEANKK